A window of Flammeovirga kamogawensis genomic DNA:
GGTATTAATACTGTCAGGTTTTTTTATGTCTTTATTTTCTTAGTAGCTTTATGGAAAATCTAACAAATGAAGATAGCAGAGTTTACAATTAATAATGACTATGTCATAGATGTCTTCTTATTTCCTGAGGGATCTGAGATAGCTGTTACACGATTTGAAGGTCTTGTTTCTTCAAATATTTATAACAATTGGTCAATAAAATATGTTGTAGAAGGTAATTATATGAAATTTGCTCCTGAAGTAGACTATGTGCATTTTTCAGATAGGCCTTTAACTAGAATTGATTTTGGTAAAAATATGCACAGAATGGGTGTGTTGTCTTTTATAGGATCAAATACATATCAAGTTTCAGATAGGTTGATGTTTATAATGAACAACGAAACAGGGAAATCTTACGATGGTATTTGTGCACCTATTGGAGTAGTGGCAATAGACCATCAAAAAAAGCTAGAACAATTAAAAGAAGGGATGAAAATTGAGAAAATTATAATTAAAGACCTTCCTAAAGAAGAAATATTAGCACGAATCCCTGCTTTTATTTGAATTCTCTTAATATTAACAGCATATTTGCTGTCTGAAATAAGTCAATATTATGATACCTTTCTCATATTATATGTTAGGGTCAGCATTTCTATTTAGTATAGGTCTTGCTGTTGCTCTTACCAAACGAAGTGCAATTGTAGCTCTAATGGGAGTAGAATTGATGCTAAATGCAGCAAATATTAATCTAGTAGCTTTTGCACAAAGAGATGCAAGTCTCGGTGAAGGTAATGTGTTTGCTGTATTTGTAATAGTAATTGCGGCAGCAGAGGTTTGTGTAGCTTTAGCATTAATTATTAAGCTATTTCAATATTTTAGATCAATTGATTTACATAAGATCAATACGCTAAAAGAAGATTAAAAAAGTAAACAAGAACTAGTCAACAAATAAACTATTTGAACTTTTTACACATCATAATTTCAATTGCAGTTTGTTCCCCGTTACTAGGGGCGTTAATACTAACATTACGAAAATCTAATCAAGCAGCAGATAAAATTGCTACTTTAATGATTGGTATTAGTGCAATTTGTAGTATCGTAACTTTTGCACTTGTGTGGTCAGGGCAAAATGTATTTATCTCAAAAGAATGGTTTTTCTTAGGAGATAACTATTTCTATGCAATTTTATCTATAGATAAGTTAAGTGCTTTACTACTTAGTATGGTAAGCATTGTTTCATTTTTAGTACATATATACTCTTCTGCTTATATGCAGGGAGATCCTCAATATAAAAGGTATTTTACACTCCTTAATGTCTTTACATTTTCAATGTATGGTGTATTGTTGTCAGATAACTTAGTCTTAATCTACCTTTTTTGGGAGTTAGTAGGTTTCTGTTCTTACATGCTCATTGGTTTTTGGAGAGAAAAAGAGGCAGCTGTTAAAGCCGCAAAAAAAGCATTTATTGTAAATAGAGTTGGAGATGCTGGTTTTATGGTAGCTTTACTTTGTTTATATGCTCAATTTAGTACACTTAGTTTGCATGCAATTGTTGAACAATTTGATATATCAATGTTATCAAATACAACAATCTTAATAGCAGCAATAGGAGTTACTTTAGCTGCAATGGGTAAATCTGCGCAGATTCCATTTTCCGTTTGGTTACCCGATGCAATGCAAGGACCAACACCTGTATCAGCTTTAATTCACGCAGCTACTATGGTTGCGGCAGGGATTTACTTATTGGTAAGATGTTTCTTCTTTTTACCTGATGAAGTATTAGTGTTTATCGCTGGAGTAGGTGGAGTAACTGCATTTGTTGGTGCGTTTTCTGCTCTTTCTCAGTATGATATAAAAAGAATATTAGCCTATTCTACAATATCTCAATTGGGTTATATGATGCTTGCAATTGGCGTTGGAGATCCAGAGTCAGCAATATTTCATTTAACTACACATGCGTTTTTTAAAGCAGGACTATTTTTAGGAGCAGGAGCTTTAATACACAGCATGCATCAAGTTTCTTGTGATATTTGTAAAGGATTTGATCCTCAGGATATTCGTTGGATGGGTAGTTTAAGAAATTATATGCCAAAAACGTTTATTGGCTTTTCCATTGCTTTAGCTGCATTGATAGGCTTACCTTTTACATCTGGTTTCTTATCAAAAGATGCTTTATTATCTTCAGTTCTATTAAAAGCAACTAATGATGGTATTTATTGGCAATTTCTTGCTCTTCTTGGTTTTGGTGCAGCAGCTTTAACGGCATTTTATTCAATTAGAGTATTGTATAAGGTCTTTTTTGGCGATTTAGGTATTGCTCAGCATAAAGTATGTCAGAAATGTTTAGTACTTCCTCATGAAGTAGGTAATAGAATGTATTTACCAATTCTTTTATTAAGTACATTATCTGTATGGTTCTTCTATGTTCTATCACCTTTTAATACATCTGGGAGTTGGATTCAAAATTCCCTTTCAATTCCAACTATTGATCATCATTCGGTACATGTTTTTACAATAATATTATCTATTAGTATGATTTGTTTAGGTGGTGGTTTGGCTTATTTGATTTATTTTAAAGGGAGATTATTAAACCTAAAGACATCTTTTAAACAAGGTGTTCTCTTTAAGGTATCCTATAACTTTTTTTATATTCAAAACTTGTATAAAAATAGTGTATTATCAGTACTATTTGTAGCAAGAAGTTTAGACCGTATTCCTCATGCAGACGAAGGCTTTGTAAAACTTGCAATTGGAACTTCAGAATTTGTGAGAGGGTTTGATGATAAAGTTATAGACTTTCTAGTGAAATTATTTGCTGTATTTAATGTTGTTTTCGGACACGTTTTAGCATGGTTTGATAAATATATTGTGGATGGAGTAGTACTTTATTTTACAAAGTTTTTGTGGCTATTAGGAGATCTATTCCGAAAACCTCAAGGAGAAAGGACACAAAGCATGATTGCATGGTCATTATTTTTGCTTCTTTCATTGTTCACAATTTTATGGTTTTAAAGAAATAAACTAACAAAAGTTTTTATATAGATATGACGCAATTTTTGCTCACATTATTAGTTTTTATTCCGATTTGCGGAACTTTTATAATCTTATTATTACCAAATAGTCTTAAACCTATTTTTGGAAAGATTACAATCGGAATTAATTCCCTTCAATTATTAATTGCTGGGGTATTAATGTCTGGTTACCAAGGTTTATCTGAGAGTATGAATGGAATACTATCTCTAGATAAATATCAATTTATAGAAAAGTACGAATGGATTGTGTTAAACTTAGGTACATTCGGA
This region includes:
- a CDS encoding NADH-quinone oxidoreductase subunit 5 family protein — protein: MNFLHIIISIAVCSPLLGALILTLRKSNQAADKIATLMIGISAICSIVTFALVWSGQNVFISKEWFFLGDNYFYAILSIDKLSALLLSMVSIVSFLVHIYSSAYMQGDPQYKRYFTLLNVFTFSMYGVLLSDNLVLIYLFWELVGFCSYMLIGFWREKEAAVKAAKKAFIVNRVGDAGFMVALLCLYAQFSTLSLHAIVEQFDISMLSNTTILIAAIGVTLAAMGKSAQIPFSVWLPDAMQGPTPVSALIHAATMVAAGIYLLVRCFFFLPDEVLVFIAGVGGVTAFVGAFSALSQYDIKRILAYSTISQLGYMMLAIGVGDPESAIFHLTTHAFFKAGLFLGAGALIHSMHQVSCDICKGFDPQDIRWMGSLRNYMPKTFIGFSIALAALIGLPFTSGFLSKDALLSSVLLKATNDGIYWQFLALLGFGAAALTAFYSIRVLYKVFFGDLGIAQHKVCQKCLVLPHEVGNRMYLPILLLSTLSVWFFYVLSPFNTSGSWIQNSLSIPTIDHHSVHVFTIILSISMICLGGGLAYLIYFKGRLLNLKTSFKQGVLFKVSYNFFYIQNLYKNSVLSVLFVARSLDRIPHADEGFVKLAIGTSEFVRGFDDKVIDFLVKLFAVFNVVFGHVLAWFDKYIVDGVVLYFTKFLWLLGDLFRKPQGERTQSMIAWSLFLLLSLFTILWF
- the nuoK gene encoding NADH-quinone oxidoreductase subunit NuoK, with product MIPFSYYMLGSAFLFSIGLAVALTKRSAIVALMGVELMLNAANINLVAFAQRDASLGEGNVFAVFVIVIAAAEVCVALALIIKLFQYFRSIDLHKINTLKED